The bacterium genome includes a window with the following:
- a CDS encoding MOSC domain-containing protein — MGKIVSINISRRKGEKKTSAPSAVLKENHGIVGDAHAGDWHRQVSLLATESVDQMRGKGVELHPGDFAENLTIENIQLSKLKIGQRLLVGSEIILEITQIGKECHNDCAIKKQVGDCVMPREGVFAKVIKGGEIKTGDQIDLAM, encoded by the coding sequence ATGGGTAAAATAGTTTCCATAAACATCAGCCGGCGCAAGGGCGAAAAGAAGACCAGCGCTCCTTCCGCAGTCCTGAAAGAGAACCACGGCATCGTGGGCGACGCCCATGCCGGGGACTGGCACCGCCAGGTCAGCCTTTTGGCCACAGAGAGCGTGGACCAGATGCGGGGCAAGGGGGTGGAGTTGCACCCAGGGGATTTTGCCGAGAACCTGACTATAGAGAATATACAATTAAGTAAATTGAAAATCGGGCAAAGGTTGTTGGTTGGGTCCGAGATCATTTTGGAGATCACCCAGATCGGCAAGGAGTGCCACAACGACTGCGCCATAAAAAAGCAGGTGGGCGACTGCGTGATGCCGAGGGAGGGCGTGTTTGCGAAGGTCATAAAAGGCGGGGAGATCAAAACCGGGGACCAAATAGATTTGGCAATGTAA